In Sphingopyxis sp. 113P3, one DNA window encodes the following:
- a CDS encoding FAD-dependent oxidoreductase, which yields MTANAPVIIVGGGPAGMVTGLLLARAGVQVVVLEKHADFLRDFRGDTVHPSTLELFHEIGLLQKLLEEPHAKLDTMTLNLLGQRYTIATLKHLPVAAPFVAMMPQWDFLDFVAEQAKLYPTFELRMSTEAAGLTHDSGGRVNGVALANGEQVAARLVIAADGRRSVLRAAADLPLEDLGAPMDVLWFRVPVPAGTDMSDVALGTIDRSGMVVAIPRGDYWQCAQVIEKGHLAAIEARGIAAFRANVAALVPGLAASVDAVRSFEDVKLLSVALDRLTRWSRPGLLAIGDAAHAMSPIGGVGINLAVQDAVAAANILAAPLAAGADPDPLLARVQALRSKPTARMQALQRFAHRRVIEPMLRGDITRAPFAVRLLDAVPLLRRIPGRVLGLGFGRQHVESPLAKEYS from the coding sequence TTGACCGCTAACGCGCCTGTCATCATCGTGGGCGGGGGGCCGGCCGGCATGGTTACAGGGCTCCTCCTCGCGCGTGCCGGGGTGCAGGTGGTAGTGCTCGAAAAACATGCCGATTTCCTCCGCGATTTTCGCGGCGACACGGTCCATCCCTCGACGCTCGAGCTGTTTCACGAGATCGGCCTGCTTCAAAAACTGCTCGAGGAACCGCACGCGAAGCTCGACACGATGACGCTCAATTTGCTCGGGCAGCGCTACACGATCGCGACACTGAAGCATCTGCCCGTCGCTGCGCCCTTCGTTGCGATGATGCCCCAGTGGGACTTTCTCGATTTCGTTGCGGAGCAGGCGAAGCTTTATCCGACCTTCGAGCTGCGCATGTCGACCGAAGCGGCCGGGCTCACCCATGATAGCGGCGGCCGCGTCAACGGTGTAGCGCTCGCAAATGGTGAACAGGTGGCCGCGCGGCTCGTCATCGCCGCGGACGGGCGCCGATCGGTGCTTCGTGCCGCGGCCGACCTCCCGCTTGAGGATCTGGGTGCGCCCATGGACGTGCTCTGGTTTCGCGTTCCCGTTCCCGCAGGGACCGATATGTCTGACGTCGCGCTCGGCACGATCGACCGCAGTGGAATGGTCGTGGCCATCCCGCGCGGTGATTATTGGCAATGCGCGCAGGTCATTGAAAAAGGTCACCTTGCCGCGATCGAGGCGCGCGGCATCGCCGCCTTTCGCGCCAATGTGGCGGCGCTGGTTCCAGGCCTTGCTGCAAGTGTCGATGCGGTTCGCAGTTTCGAGGACGTCAAGCTGCTCTCCGTCGCGCTCGACCGGCTGACCCGCTGGTCGCGCCCCGGCCTGCTCGCGATAGGTGACGCTGCACACGCCATGTCGCCGATCGGCGGCGTGGGCATCAACCTCGCGGTGCAGGATGCCGTTGCTGCTGCGAACATCCTCGCAGCTCCGCTCGCCGCCGGAGCCGATCCCGACCCTCTGCTCGCGCGCGTGCAGGCGCTGCGCTCGAAGCCGACGGCGCGGATGCAGGCCCTTCAGCGCTTTGCCCACCGACGCGTGATCGAGCCAATGCTGCGCGGCGATATCACCCGCGCTCCCTTCGCTGTCCGTCTGCTCGACGCCGTTCCGCTCTTGCGCCGCATACCCGGCCGTGTGCTCGGCCTCGGTTTCGGCCGCCAACATGTCGAATCCCCGCTTGCGAAAGAATATTCATGA